The stretch of DNA ATTCCGCCGCTCGAACGCCGCTCGCCCTCCGGGATGTCGGTCCGCACCAGCACGCGGTCGTGCAGCATACGGATGGGCAACTTGTCGTCGGGAGTGTTCGCGCTCACACCGGAGAACCTACCCGCACAAGCGCGCCCCGTACGCCGCAGGGGTGAACCGGGGGCGTACGGGGCGACGCGCGCGGTTCAGTTCTTGCCGCGGCGGGTGGAGATCGTGAGTACGCCGACGACGCCCACGACCACGAGGGCCACCGGCACGATCCGTTCAAGACGCGGCCTGCCGTCCTCCCCCACGAACCGGCCGCGCACATCGGTCACCACACGATTGACACGTACGTACGCCCGCCCGAGGGTCTGGTCGACCTGCGAGGCGGCCTTGGCCTTGGCGTCGCCGATCACCGTCTTCGGGTGAACGCGCACACCGATCTCGTCCAGCGTCTCGGCCAACCGCACCCGCCGGAGCTTGATGTCCGCCTCGATCTGCGCAGGGGTCCTGGCCTCAGCATCCGACACCGCGCTGCCTCCGTCATCCTGTGCGCGCCCCGCACCGGGACACTCCATGAGTCTGTGATCTCGTCTGTGGATCTGGTCCGTGATCTCCGTGCCGTACAGCCATACACCCGCCGTACTTACACGACACACCACCGACAGTCTGTCAGCTCACGGCGCGTCGCACCCTTCGGCACCCCCGCAAAGGGCTGTCCGGCCGATCGCTGTCCTAGGCTCATGGTCGTATCCGCAATACAGCCAGTCATGCGAGTCATGCGCATCACGCGAGGAGCACCCGATGAGTGAGCGGCTCAAGCCCGGCGACACGGCACCCGATTTCACCCTCCCGGACGCGGACGGTGAGGAGATCTCGCTGGCGTCCCGTCGTGGGCGGAAAGTAATCGTCTACTTCTACCCGGCGGCCCTGACCCCCGGCTGCACCAAGCAGGCGGTCGACTTCACCGACAATCTCGACTTGCTCGCGGACAAGGGTTATGACGTGATCGGGGTCTCCCCCGACAAGCCGGAGAAGCTCGCCGACTTTCGCGAACAGGAGGACCTCAAGGTCACACTGGTTTCCGACCCCACCAAGGAGACTCTGACGGCGTACGGCGCCTTCGGGGAGAAAAAGCTCTACGGGAAGACCGTCACCGGCGTCATCAGGTCCACTTTCGTCATCGGCGAGAACGGCACCATCGAACACGCTTTCTATAACGTTAAGGCCACGGGCCATGTCGCAAAGGTGATCAAAGACCTCAAAATCGGTGACACAGAGTAACCCTCGCTCGACATAACGCAGGGTTGTTTGAGGGCGCGGGAACTGCGCAGGTGTTGTGCTTGGGAAAGATGTCCAGGGAAAGGAACACCGGCATGCCCGCGACCGACAACGACGAGGCGGCGGACCCCGCAGCGGTCAGACGCCATCGTGTGCTGTTCCGGGCCGGCGCGAAACGGCGGAACCCCAGACTGCGCCGTACCGATATCACGGTTACCGACGAGGCGGCCGTCAAACGTGCCACCAAGGCGGCCGCGCTCGGTAACGCGATGGAGTGGTACGACTTCGGCATCTACAGCTACCTCGCGGGCACCATCGGAAATGTCTTCTTCCCTTCCGGGAATGACACCGCGTCGCTGTTGCAGTCGTTCGCCACATTCGCCGTGGCCTTCCTCGTGCGGCCCTTCGGCGGAATGTTCTTCGGGCCCCTGGGCGACAAACTGGGCCGCAAGAAGATCCTCGCCATCACGATGATCATGATGTCGATCGGTACCTTCGCCATCGGCCTGATCCCGTCCTACGACTCGATCGGCTGGTTCGCCCCGGCGCTGCTGGTCCTCTTCAGGCTGGTCCAGGGCTTCTCCACCGGCGGTGAGTACGGCGGCGCCTCCACGTTCATCGCGGAGTACGCGCCGGACAAGCGGCGCGGTTTCTACGGCAGCTTCCTTGAGTTCGGCACCCTGGCCGGTTACGTGGGCGCCGCCGGCCTCGTCGTCGTCCTCACCACCCTCTTCAACGACTCCTCGATGGAGGGCTGGGGCTGGCGCATCCCGTTCCTGGTCGCGGGCCCGCTCGGCGCGGTCGGCCTCTACCTGCGGATGCGGCTCGACGAGACCCCGGCCTTCCAGAAGATGGAGGCCGGCAAGGTCCACACCAGCGAGGCGGCGGACGCGGTCGAGACCAGCGCCAAGGGCGACCTGAAGAAGATCTTCGTCAAGTACTGGCCCGCGCTGATCCTCTGCATCGCGCTGGTCGGCGCGTACAACATCACCGACTACATGCTGCTGTCCTACATGCCGACGTATCTCTCCGACGAACTCGGCTACAGCACCAACCACGGGCTGCTGATCCTGCTGCTCGTGATGGTCCTGCAAATGGTGATCATCCATTACGTGGGCCGGATGAGCGACCACTTCGGGCGGAAACCCCTGCTGATGGCAGGCATGATCGGTTTCCTTGTTCTTTCCCTGCCCGCGTTCCTGCTGATCCGAGAGGGCAACGTCCTCGCCATCTCGGGCGGCCTGGTCATGCTCGGGCTCTCCCTGGTCTGCCTGCTCGGCACGATGTCGGCGGCGTTGCCCGCCCTCTTCCCGACCAATGTCCGCTACGGATCGCTCTCCGTGGGCTACAACATCTCGGCGTCGATATTCGGTGGCACCACTCCGCTGGTGATCACCGCACTGATCAGCGTCTTCGACTCCAAGCTGGTGCCCGCGTACTACGCGATGGGCGCGGCGGTCGTCGGTGTGATCGCGGTCCTGTGCATGAAGGAGACGGCCAACCTGCCCCTGGAAGGCTCCCCGCCCTCGGTGGAGACACGTGAGGAGGCGGAGGAACTGGTCCAGGCGCAGTCGCCCGAACCGAAGTTCTGAGCCACCCCCCTTGGGGCCCGCCTGAGTTCCGGCCGCTCACCGGCTAAGGTTGTCGACGCACAACGGTGAGCGGCCGTTGCTGAATTGGCATAAGCGCGACACTTAGGATGTCGTGGGAGAAATCCCATGTGGGTTCGAGTCCCACCGGCCGCACAGGACAGAGAGGGCCACCCCGGACGGGGTGGCCCTTCGTCGTCCTGTAGCCGTCCTGTCGGCGCCCGAACTGTCCGTCCGGCCCTTCGGCCGGTGGTCAGCCGACCAGTTCCCTCACCACGGGGACGAGGGCCCTGAAGGCCTTGCCCCGGTGGCTGATCGCGTTCTTCTCCGCCGCCGTCAGCTCGGCGCAGGTTCGACTCTCCCCGTCGGGCTGGAGGATCGGGTCGTAGCCGAAGCCGTGCTGCCCGGCGGGGAGGTGGCGCAGGGTGCCGCGCAGGTCGCCCTCGACCACGCGCTCCGTGCCGTCGGGGAGGGCGAGGGCCGCCGCGCAGGCGAAGCGGGCCGCGCGATGGGGGGCGTCGATGTCGGAGAGCTGGGCGAGGAGCAGGTCCAGGTTGGCCTGGTCGTCACCGTGGCGCCCGGCCCAGCGTGCGGAGAAGATGCCGGGGGCGCCGTTCAGTACGTCGACGCAGAGCCCCGAGTCGTCGGCGACGGCGGGCAGCCCGGTCGCCTCGGCGAGGGCGTGTGCCTTCAGGAGGGCGTTCTCCGCGAAGGTGACGCCGGTCTCCTTGACGTCGGGGATCTCTGGATAGGCGTCGGCGCCGACGAGTTCGTGGGTGAGCCCGGCGTCGGCGAGGATCGCCTTCAGCTCGGTGACTTTGCCTGCGTTGCGGGTGGCGAGGATCAAGCGGGTCATGCGTCCAGTATCAGGGGGAGCAGACCTTGGTCAGTTCGCCGGCCGCGTCGGTGACGGGGCTGAGGTCGGGCGTCACGTCGCCGTCCTTGATGGCGGTGCGCAGATTGCCGACGCCCTTCTGGAGCTGGTCCACGGCCTTGCTGAGGTCCGCGTCGTCGGTCTTGTCGTTCAGCTTGTCGAGGTTCTTGTCGATGTCCTTCAGCTCGTCGTCGGCGTTGAGCGGGTCGTTGCCCGCGCTGTCGACGGCCTGCTGGAGGCTGGTGACGCTGTCGGCTATGGCGTCGGCGGTCTGGACGCAGTCCAGCGCCTTGTCCACGTTGTCGCATCCGACCGCGACGGGCGCGGCGAGTACGAGGCTGATGGCGGCGACGATGGTGGCGCGGCGGCGCGTGGCCATGGAACGGTCCCTCCCCAGGTGACGGACGGGCGCACGGATCGAACCGTGCGCCCGTACTCGTTACGACGCGGGGAGAGCCCTTTTGGTTGCCGGAGACTTGGCGCTTTCTTTACCTTCGAGGCGACTCGGGCGTGGTCCGCTCGGGCGGCGCCCCCGCTCCGGCGCCGCCGACTCCGGCACCACCGGCCGCGGTGTCCACCGACCCCGGTCTCCGCCGACCGCGGTCTCCGCCAGACCCCGATGTCCGCCGACCTCGACGTCCGCCGACCTCGGCGTCCGCCGCCCGTCGCTCGTCCTCAGTGGCCGAGCGTGGCGTCGAGCGCCTTGAGCTGCGCCGCGGCCAGTTCGTCGCAGCCGGCGACGGCGAGGTCCAGGAGGACGTTCAGCTCGGTGCGGTCGAAGGGGGCGGCCTCGGCGGTGCCCTGGACCTCGACGAAGTGGCCCTCGCCGGTGCAGACGACGTTCATGTCGGTGTCGGCGCGCACGTCCTCCTCGTACCTGAGGTCAAGGAGGGGGGCGCCTCCGACGATCCCGACGGAGACGGCGGAGACCGTGCCGGTGAGGGGCTTGCGGCCGGCCTTGATGATCTTCTTGCCCTGGGCCCAGGTGATGGCGTCGGCGAGGGCGACATAGGCGCCGGTGATGGCGGCGGTGCGGGTACCGCCGTCGGCCTGGAGGACGTCGCAGTCCAGGACGACGGTGTTCTCGCCGAGGGCCTTGTAGTCGATGACCGCGCGCAGGGACCTGCCGATGAGACGGGAGATCTCGTGGGTGCGCCCGCCGATCTTGCCGCGGACGGACTCGCGGTCGCCGCGGGTGTTGGTGGCGCGGGGCAGCATCGAGTACTCGGCCGTGACCCAGCCTTCGCCGCTGCCCTTGCGCCAGCGCGGCACGCCTTCCGTGACGGAGGCGGTGCAGAGGACTTTGGTGTCGCCGAAGGAGACGAGTACGGAACCTTCCGCGTGCTTGCTCCAGCCGCGTTCGAGGCTTACGGGGCGGAGCTGGTCGGGCGTGCGGCCGTCGATGCGTGACATGGGACGAGCCTATCGGCTGACGTGCCGGGCCCGGCCGTCCCCCGGGGGGACACAGAAACGGCCGCCCCCGGGAGGGGACGGCCGCTTCCACACTCAGGGAGTGGTCACATCAGGTCACTCAGGAGACGGTCACATCAGGTCTTCGATGTCGGCGGCGATCGGGTCGGCGTCGGTGCCGATGACGACCTGGATCGCCGTGCCCATCTTGACGACGCCGTGGGCGCCCGCGGCCTTCAGCGCGGCCTCGTCGACCAGGCTCGGGTCCTTGACCTCGGTGCGCAGGCGGGTGATGCAGCCCTCGACCTCTTCGATGTTGTCGATGCCGCCGAGCCCGGCAACGATCTTCTCAGCCTTGCTGGCCATTTCGTTCTCCCTGCGTGTCAAAGGTTGCTGCCTCGGCCCACCGTGGTCCGCTTTGTCACGGTAACGCACGGTTGGACCAACTTCGAGAGCGGACTGATGGTCCGTGACGAAAGATGTTGATCTCTGGCGCTCCGCATCTCGCTGGGCCCTGAGACATCGATGCAACTGGTCTACACCAGTCTGCGGGAACCGCCAAGCCAGACCGGTTCAGGACGAGTTCCTGATCGGTTCCAGACCAGTTCCTGGAGGATGTCGATGAGTACGGAGAGTTCGGCGCTGCCACGGCGGAAGTGGTGGAACGGTCTGTTCCAAGGGCTCCAGAAGATGGGCCGGAGCCTACAGCTCCCGATCGCCGTCCTGCCCGCCGCGGGCATCCTCAACCGGCTCGGCCAGCCCGACGTCTTCGGCGACGACGGCCTGGCGTGGACCAATGTCGCCAAGGTCATGGCCGCGGCGGGCGGCGCGCTGCTCGACTCGTCACTCGGACTGCCGCTGCTCTTCTGCGTGGGTGTGGCCATCGGCATGGCCAAGAAGTCCGACGGCTCCACGGCGCTCGCCGCGGTCACCGGCTTCCTCGTCTACTACGCGGTGATGCACGCCTTTCCCGTGGACTGCCCCGACGGACAGGACGCGGTGACCGGCGGTTGCGTGGACTACGAGGGCAAGGGGTTCGAGGCGGCGACCTATCAGAACCCGGGGGTCTTCGGCGGGATCGTGATGGGGCTGATCGCCGCGTACGTCTGGCGCCGCTTCTACCGGACCAAGCTGGTGGACTGGCTCGGCTTCTTCAACGGCCGCCGTCTCGTCCCCATCCTCATGGCCTTCATCGGCCTCCTCTTCGGCAGCCTCTGCGTCTGGGTGTGGCCGCCCATCGGTGACGCGCTGACCAGCTTCGGACAGTGGCTCTCCGATCTGAGCGCCACCGGCTCGGGCATCTTCGGTGTCGCCAACCGCGCGCTGCTCGTCGTGGGGCTGCACCAGTTCCTCAACACCTTCCTCTGGTTCCAGTTCGGCGACTTCACCAAGCCGGACGGGACGGTCGTGCACGGCGACATCAACCGTTTCCTCGCGGGCGACCCGACGGCGGGCCAGTTCCTCACGGGCTTCTTCCCGATCATGATGTTCGCGCTGCCCGCCGCCGCCCTCGCCATCACCCACTGCGCCAAGCCGCACCGCCGCAAGGCCGTCGGCGGGTTGATGCTCTCGGTGGGGCTGACCTCGTTCGTCACCGGGATCACCGAGCCCCTTGAGTACTCGTTCCTCTTCATCGCGCCCGTGCTCTACGCGATCCACGCCGTACTCACCGGCGTATCGATGGCGGTCTCCTGGGGACTCGGCGCGAAGGACGGCTTCAGCTTCTCGGCCGGACTGATCGACTACGTCATCAACTGGAGCCTCGCCACCAAACCGTGGCTGCTGCTGATCATCGGGGCGGGCGCGGCCGTCGTGTATTACGCGATCTTCCGCTTCGCGATCCTCAAGTTCGACCTGAAGACCCCGGGCAGGGAACCCGAGGAAGAGATCGAGGACGTCACGAAGGCATAACCCTTCGGGCCTTTCACCGCCCGGCCCCCATGGACCCACGGGCCCCGAAATCCCTGGATTCCGGGGCCCGTTCGCATGAATCGCGCCAGCGACACACGCACATCACCGGGGGTTCTGTCACCCCTTGTCCCCTATGGTCTCGGCCACAGAATTCGCGGGTTCCTTATCTGACCTTCACCGTGCTAAAAAAGGTCTACACCACTGATTGGTGTAGACCACCGGGGGCTGCTGCCCACCGCTGTTACCGTCCCGCAGCAGCCGGCACATGGAGGAAAGTCAATGAGTACGGCCACCGCTAACGCGGCACCCGCGAAGAAGCGGGGCTCTGGGCTGCTCCAGGGCCTTCAGAAGGTCGGTCGGAGCCTACAGCTCCCGATCGCCGTCCTGCCCGCCGCCGGCATCATGGTCCGCCTGGGCGGCGATGACATGCTCGGCAAGGACGGACTCGGCTGGGACAAGGTCGCCGCCGTCTTCGCCAACGCGGGCGGCGCCCTGACCGGCGCCCTCCCGATCCTCTTCTGTATCGGTGTCGCCATCGGCTTCGCCAAGAAGTCGGACGGCTCCACCGCCTTGGCGGCGCTCGTCGGCTTCCTCGTCTACGACAAGGTGCTCCAGGCCTTCCCCGTGACCGACGCGGTCATCCAGAAGGGCGCGGACACCCCGGCCGTCTACAACGACCCCGGCGTCCTCGGCGGCATCATCATGGGCCTGCTGGCCGCCGTGATGTGGCAGCGCTTCCACCGCACCAAGCTCGTCGACTGGCTCGGCTTCTTCAACGGCCGCCGTCTCGTTCCGATCATCATGGCCTTCGTCGGCGTCGTCGTCGGTGTCGTCTTCGGCCTGGTCTGGGAGCCCATCGGCGACGGGATATCCAACTTCGGTGAGTGGATGACCGGCCTCGGCTCCGGTGGCGCGGCCCTCTTCGGCGGTGTGAACCGTGCGCTGATACCCGTCGGCATGCACCAGTTCGTCAACACCGTCGCCTGGTTCCAGCTCGGCGACTTCACCAACGCGGCCGGCGACGTCGTACACGGCGACATCACGCGCTTCCTCGCGGGTGACCCGAGCGCCGGTATGTTCCAGGCCGGCTTCTTCCCGATCATGATGTTCGGCCTGCCCGCCGCCGCCATCGCCATGGCGCACGCGGCCCGCCCCGAGCGCCGCAAGGCCGTACTCGGCATGATGATCTCGCTCGCCCTGACCTCGTTCGTCACCGGTGTGACCGAGCCGATCGAGTTCTCGTTCATGTTCATCGCGCCCCTGCTCTACGTGATCCACGCGGTGCTCACCGCCGCCTCGATGGCGATCACCTGGGGCCTGGGTGTGCACGACGGCTTCAACTTCTCAGCGGGAGCCATCGACTACGCGCTGAACTGGAACATCGCACAGAAACCCTGGCTGATCATTCCGATCGGACTGGTCTTCGCGGTGATCTACTACGTGGTCTTCCGCTTCGTGATCGTCAAGTTCGACCTCAAGACCCCGGGCCGCGAGCCCGAGGAGGAGATCGAGGACCTCACCAAGGCGTAGGCCGCGCGGCGACTCCCTCGCCGGACGCGCTCGCTGCACGCCAAGGACTGCTCCACCACGGCCCGTACGACCCCCGTTGGGGTTGTGCGGGCCGTGGTCGTGTTCCGGTCCCGTGGCCGTGCCGCCCTTGTGCGCCCTCGTGAGCCGTGGCTACGATCTCGACCGACTTGTGGGGCCGTACAGAAGACGGCCCGGTCAACCTGAGGACTCTGGCCGGTGTGGGTCAGGGAATCACCGACGACTCCGGCGGAAAGCACCCGTGCCGACCGCCGCCGCGGGCTCCGGGAAGCATTCCCCGCCGAGTCCCGTGTTGTCGCGTTCCCTCCCCGTCGAAGCCCGGTCGCGCCACGTGCAGGCGGCGACCGGGCGACAGCCAGCTCCGAAGGAGCAGTGTGTTCAAGGGTCTGATCCCGCCTGCCGGTCCCCCGCGCGGCTTGGCACTCGCCCAGCTGATCTGCCGTCTGGGCGACGGGGCCTACAACATCTGCGCCGCGCTGTTCTTCACCCGGATCGTCGGGCTCTCTCCCTTGCAGATGAGCCTCGGTATGACCATCGGCTGGTCTGCGGCGCTCGTCCTGAGCGTCCCGCTGGGCCGCCTGGCCGACCGGGCGGGACCGCGCGGCACCGCGGCCCTGCTGTTCGGGTGCGCGGCCCTCGCCCTAGCCTCCTTCGTCCTCGTCTCCTCCTTCGTGCCCTTCGTCCTCGCCTCGTGCGTGTACGGGGTGAGCCAGCGCGGTGGCTCCGCCGCCGAGCAGGCCCTGCTCGCGGGACTCGTACCGAAGGACCAGGTCACCCGCGTCCGCGCGTTCATCCAGTCCGGCCACAACGCGGGCATGACGATCGGTGCCGGTATCGGCGGCCTCGTGGTGCTCTTCGACAGCAGGGAGGCCTACTACGCGGCGTTCGCGCTCAACGCCGTCGCGTTCCTGATCGCCGCCGGGGTCCTCCTCCGGCTGCCGGCCGTGGCGCCGGTC from Streptomyces tsukubensis encodes:
- a CDS encoding DUF3618 domain-containing protein, which gives rise to MECPGAGRAQDDGGSAVSDAEARTPAQIEADIKLRRVRLAETLDEIGVRVHPKTVIGDAKAKAASQVDQTLGRAYVRVNRVVTDVRGRFVGEDGRPRLERIVPVALVVVGVVGVLTISTRRGKN
- the bcp gene encoding thioredoxin-dependent thiol peroxidase, which gives rise to MSERLKPGDTAPDFTLPDADGEEISLASRRGRKVIVYFYPAALTPGCTKQAVDFTDNLDLLADKGYDVIGVSPDKPEKLADFREQEDLKVTLVSDPTKETLTAYGAFGEKKLYGKTVTGVIRSTFVIGENGTIEHAFYNVKATGHVAKVIKDLKIGDTE
- the proP gene encoding glycine betaine/L-proline transporter ProP, which encodes MPATDNDEAADPAAVRRHRVLFRAGAKRRNPRLRRTDITVTDEAAVKRATKAAALGNAMEWYDFGIYSYLAGTIGNVFFPSGNDTASLLQSFATFAVAFLVRPFGGMFFGPLGDKLGRKKILAITMIMMSIGTFAIGLIPSYDSIGWFAPALLVLFRLVQGFSTGGEYGGASTFIAEYAPDKRRGFYGSFLEFGTLAGYVGAAGLVVVLTTLFNDSSMEGWGWRIPFLVAGPLGAVGLYLRMRLDETPAFQKMEAGKVHTSEAADAVETSAKGDLKKIFVKYWPALILCIALVGAYNITDYMLLSYMPTYLSDELGYSTNHGLLILLLVMVLQMVIIHYVGRMSDHFGRKPLLMAGMIGFLVLSLPAFLLIREGNVLAISGGLVMLGLSLVCLLGTMSAALPALFPTNVRYGSLSVGYNISASIFGGTTPLVITALISVFDSKLVPAYYAMGAAVVGVIAVLCMKETANLPLEGSPPSVETREEAEELVQAQSPEPKF
- the rdgB gene encoding RdgB/HAM1 family non-canonical purine NTP pyrophosphatase; this encodes MTRLILATRNAGKVTELKAILADAGLTHELVGADAYPEIPDVKETGVTFAENALLKAHALAEATGLPAVADDSGLCVDVLNGAPGIFSARWAGRHGDDQANLDLLLAQLSDIDAPHRAARFACAAALALPDGTERVVEGDLRGTLRHLPAGQHGFGYDPILQPDGESRTCAELTAAEKNAISHRGKAFRALVPVVRELVG
- the rph gene encoding ribonuclease PH, yielding MSRIDGRTPDQLRPVSLERGWSKHAEGSVLVSFGDTKVLCTASVTEGVPRWRKGSGEGWVTAEYSMLPRATNTRGDRESVRGKIGGRTHEISRLIGRSLRAVIDYKALGENTVVLDCDVLQADGGTRTAAITGAYVALADAITWAQGKKIIKAGRKPLTGTVSAVSVGIVGGAPLLDLRYEEDVRADTDMNVVCTGEGHFVEVQGTAEAAPFDRTELNVLLDLAVAGCDELAAAQLKALDATLGH
- a CDS encoding glucose PTS transporter subunit EIIB, with protein sequence MTRRENEMASKAEKIVAGLGGIDNIEEVEGCITRLRTEVKDPSLVDEAALKAAGAHGVVKMGTAIQVVIGTDADPIAADIEDLM
- a CDS encoding PTS transporter subunit EIIC → MSTESSALPRRKWWNGLFQGLQKMGRSLQLPIAVLPAAGILNRLGQPDVFGDDGLAWTNVAKVMAAAGGALLDSSLGLPLLFCVGVAIGMAKKSDGSTALAAVTGFLVYYAVMHAFPVDCPDGQDAVTGGCVDYEGKGFEAATYQNPGVFGGIVMGLIAAYVWRRFYRTKLVDWLGFFNGRRLVPILMAFIGLLFGSLCVWVWPPIGDALTSFGQWLSDLSATGSGIFGVANRALLVVGLHQFLNTFLWFQFGDFTKPDGTVVHGDINRFLAGDPTAGQFLTGFFPIMMFALPAAALAITHCAKPHRRKAVGGLMLSVGLTSFVTGITEPLEYSFLFIAPVLYAIHAVLTGVSMAVSWGLGAKDGFSFSAGLIDYVINWSLATKPWLLLIIGAGAAVVYYAIFRFAILKFDLKTPGREPEEEIEDVTKA
- a CDS encoding PTS transporter subunit EIIC, translated to MSTATANAAPAKKRGSGLLQGLQKVGRSLQLPIAVLPAAGIMVRLGGDDMLGKDGLGWDKVAAVFANAGGALTGALPILFCIGVAIGFAKKSDGSTALAALVGFLVYDKVLQAFPVTDAVIQKGADTPAVYNDPGVLGGIIMGLLAAVMWQRFHRTKLVDWLGFFNGRRLVPIIMAFVGVVVGVVFGLVWEPIGDGISNFGEWMTGLGSGGAALFGGVNRALIPVGMHQFVNTVAWFQLGDFTNAAGDVVHGDITRFLAGDPSAGMFQAGFFPIMMFGLPAAAIAMAHAARPERRKAVLGMMISLALTSFVTGVTEPIEFSFMFIAPLLYVIHAVLTAASMAITWGLGVHDGFNFSAGAIDYALNWNIAQKPWLIIPIGLVFAVIYYVVFRFVIVKFDLKTPGREPEEEIEDLTKA